From Bacteroidota bacterium, one genomic window encodes:
- a CDS encoding RpiB/LacA/LacB family sugar-phosphate isomerase gives MKILGIASDHGGFELKIKLMELLEKAGYTLKDYGAYQLHKDDDYPDFVIPLSQAVANGEIERGIAVCGSGVGACIVANKIDGVRSALITDAFSAQQGVEDDDMNIMCLGGNITGPALAWKLVQLFLNARFKNEERFIRRLNKVTAIENGNVQI, from the coding sequence ATAAAAATTTTAGGTATTGCATCTGATCATGGTGGATTTGAATTGAAGATTAAACTTATGGAGTTATTAGAAAAAGCTGGATATACCTTGAAAGATTATGGTGCTTATCAATTACATAAAGACGATGATTATCCTGACTTTGTAATTCCGTTATCCCAAGCCGTAGCGAATGGAGAAATTGAAAGAGGTATTGCTGTTTGTGGCAGTGGTGTGGGTGCTTGTATTGTTGCAAATAAAATTGACGGTGTACGTTCTGCCTTAATCACCGATGCATTCTCTGCGCAACAAGGTGTGGAAGATGATGATATGAATATTATGTGTCTGGGTGGAAATATAACAGGACCTGCATTAGCTTGGAAATTAGTGCAGCTATTTTTAAATGCACGGTTTAAAAATGAAGAACGATTTATAAGACGATTGAATAAGGTGACAGCAATTGAAAATGGTAATGTACAAATATGA